Proteins from one Holophagales bacterium genomic window:
- a CDS encoding UvrD-helicase domain-containing protein: MLNARDHDLLEGLNPEQAAAVSAGPGPLLVLAGAGSGKTRVLTRRMAWLVAHGTAEEALVALTFTNKAAGEMKERVAHLLGSRRPRSFVGTFHSFGVRLLRRFAPEAGLTSGFVVFDADDQVAVFRQALKAAGITDKTLTPKAVASKISRARNAGWTRDEYPRRFGDFVGTRLAELHTAYEKELRKANAVDFDDLLGKSAKLLSGNAEVLGLLRRSVTQLLVDEYQDTNGAQAQIVSLLAGETRNVFAVGDEDQSIYRWRGADVSNILEFERDFPGAKTIRLERNYRSTAPILEAAGAVVAENRRRLGKTLRATKPGGEPVTLLVLPEERDEAREVVERISRLKSSRPGAEVAVLFRTNAQSRPFEDELVRARLPYLLVGGTRFYERAEVKDALAYLRLLSNPDDDVSFRRVVNVPARGVGTTTLEGLAAAAATRGSSLFAVLSSLPEGLTERAKKALVEFQGLVGSLRETFAKEEIGAGTAVAAVLTGTGLLALYEDSDDPQDQARRENLDQLLAAARDHERAGDEDEGDRSLAGFLDAVTLRSDADDVDVRKGIVLMTLHAAKGLEFDEVFLAGMENGSLPHASSRDDDDELEEERRLAYVGMTRAREKLTLSRVLRRMVHGEWMSREPSPFLDAIPARALAVVDRTFGGGGGREIRFGAPERGGGLFPDYEGESQEMVAPSRPAARPAARPQRPAIPTMRRTPPPPTASGFRRGGRVRHPEYGVGVVLLVEGSGDQEKLTVYFDRAGRKKFVARFSQLTQA, translated from the coding sequence TTGTTGAACGCTCGCGATCACGATCTCCTCGAAGGCCTCAACCCGGAGCAGGCCGCTGCCGTCTCGGCCGGACCGGGCCCCCTCCTCGTCCTCGCCGGCGCCGGCTCGGGCAAGACGCGCGTCCTCACCCGCCGGATGGCCTGGCTCGTGGCCCACGGCACCGCCGAGGAGGCGCTCGTCGCGCTGACCTTCACGAACAAGGCCGCGGGGGAGATGAAGGAGCGCGTCGCGCACCTGCTCGGGTCCCGCCGGCCGCGCTCCTTCGTCGGCACGTTCCACTCCTTCGGGGTCCGCCTCCTCCGGCGTTTCGCGCCGGAGGCGGGGCTGACGAGCGGGTTCGTCGTCTTCGACGCCGACGACCAGGTCGCCGTCTTCCGGCAGGCGCTGAAGGCGGCCGGCATCACCGACAAGACGCTGACGCCGAAGGCGGTCGCGTCGAAGATCTCCCGGGCCCGCAACGCGGGCTGGACCAGGGACGAATACCCGAGGCGTTTCGGCGACTTCGTCGGGACGCGCCTCGCCGAGCTCCACACGGCCTACGAGAAGGAGCTGAGGAAGGCGAATGCCGTCGACTTCGACGACCTCCTCGGCAAGTCGGCGAAGCTCCTCTCCGGAAACGCGGAGGTCCTCGGCCTTCTCCGCCGGAGCGTCACGCAGCTCCTCGTGGACGAGTACCAGGACACGAACGGGGCGCAGGCCCAGATCGTGAGTCTCCTGGCGGGAGAGACCCGGAACGTCTTCGCCGTCGGCGACGAGGACCAGTCGATCTACCGCTGGCGCGGGGCCGACGTCTCGAACATCCTCGAGTTCGAGCGCGACTTCCCGGGGGCGAAGACGATCCGCCTCGAGCGGAACTACCGGTCCACCGCGCCGATCCTCGAGGCCGCCGGGGCCGTCGTCGCCGAGAACCGGCGCCGCCTCGGCAAGACGCTGAGAGCGACGAAGCCGGGAGGCGAGCCGGTCACCCTCCTCGTGCTTCCGGAAGAGCGGGACGAGGCGCGCGAGGTCGTGGAGCGGATCTCGCGCCTGAAGTCGAGTAGGCCCGGGGCCGAGGTCGCCGTCCTCTTCCGGACGAACGCGCAGTCGCGCCCCTTCGAGGACGAGCTCGTGAGGGCGCGCCTCCCCTACCTCCTCGTGGGCGGGACCCGTTTCTACGAGCGCGCGGAGGTGAAGGACGCGCTCGCCTACCTGCGGCTCCTGTCGAATCCCGACGACGACGTCTCCTTCCGGCGGGTCGTGAACGTGCCGGCGCGCGGCGTCGGCACGACGACCCTCGAGGGGCTCGCGGCCGCGGCCGCCACGCGGGGGAGCTCCCTCTTCGCCGTCCTCTCCTCGCTCCCCGAAGGCCTGACGGAGCGGGCGAAGAAGGCGCTCGTCGAGTTCCAGGGCCTCGTCGGCTCCCTGCGCGAGACCTTCGCGAAAGAGGAGATCGGCGCCGGCACCGCGGTGGCCGCGGTCCTGACGGGGACGGGCCTCCTGGCGCTCTACGAGGATTCGGACGACCCGCAGGACCAGGCCCGCAGGGAGAACCTCGACCAGCTCCTCGCCGCGGCGCGCGACCACGAGCGCGCCGGCGACGAGGACGAGGGCGACCGCTCGCTCGCCGGTTTCCTGGACGCCGTGACGCTCCGGTCCGACGCGGACGACGTCGACGTGAGGAAGGGGATCGTCCTGATGACCCTCCACGCGGCCAAGGGGCTCGAGTTCGACGAGGTCTTCCTCGCGGGGATGGAGAACGGCTCCCTCCCGCACGCCTCCTCGCGCGACGACGACGACGAGCTGGAGGAGGAACGCCGCCTCGCCTACGTCGGTATGACGCGGGCGCGGGAGAAGCTGACGCTCTCGCGCGTCCTGCGCCGGATGGTCCACGGCGAGTGGATGAGCCGTGAGCCGTCGCCGTTCCTCGACGCGATCCCGGCGCGCGCCCTCGCCGTCGTGGACCGGACCTTCGGGGGGGGCGGCGGAAGAGAGATCCGGTTCGGCGCGCCCGAGCGGGGCGGCGGCCTCTTTCCGGACTACGAAGGGGAGTCGCAGGAAATGGTCGCCCCGTCGCGCCCCGCCGCGCGCCCGGCGGCACGGCCGCAGCGGCCCGCGATCCCGACGATGCGCAGGACCCCGCCGCCGCCGACGGCCTCCGGCTTCCGGCGCGGGGGGCGCGTGCGGCACCCGGAGTACGGCGTCGGCGTCGTCCTCCTCGTGGAAGGGTCTGGCGACCAGGAGAAGCTGACGGTCTACTTCGATCGCGCGGGGCGCAAGAAGTTCGTCGCGCGCTTCTCGCAGCTCACCCAGGCCTGA
- a CDS encoding PadR family transcriptional regulator: MSLPHVLLGLLSRGPASGWDLKNRMERDLSLGWDAELTQIYPALRRLLRGGFVTMKRRRSEKGPPRREYRVTPAGRREFREWLAEPLVLPRPRDASLARLAFLERQPRELRTARLVEYRVLVAAALKRASAGSTAARRRWRALLEAERAWADAERALLEASPEEPQAPR; the protein is encoded by the coding sequence GTGTCGCTTCCCCACGTCCTCCTGGGGCTCCTCTCGCGCGGTCCGGCGAGCGGATGGGACCTCAAGAACCGGATGGAGAGAGACCTCTCGCTCGGATGGGACGCCGAGCTCACGCAGATCTACCCCGCGCTGCGCCGTCTCCTGCGCGGCGGCTTCGTCACGATGAAGCGCCGCCGTTCGGAGAAGGGGCCGCCGCGCCGCGAGTACCGCGTCACGCCCGCGGGACGCCGCGAGTTTCGCGAGTGGCTCGCCGAGCCGCTCGTCCTTCCCCGCCCGCGCGACGCGTCGCTCGCGCGCCTCGCGTTCCTCGAGCGCCAGCCCCGCGAGCTCCGGACCGCGCGTCTCGTCGAGTACCGCGTCCTCGTCGCCGCGGCGTTGAAGAGGGCGTCGGCGGGCTCGACGGCGGCGCGGCGCCGTTGGCGCGCGCTCCTCGAAGCCGAGCGGGCCTGGGCCGACGCCGAGCGGGCGCTGCTCGAAGCGTCGCCGGAGGAGCCCCAGGCGCCCCGCTGA
- a CDS encoding ABC transporter substrate-binding protein — MTNASVSPLVLAHSPDSDDAFMFYGLRAEAVDTEGLVFRHELADIETLNARALSRELAITAISFHAYAYLADAYVLLPHGASFGDGYGPCVVAREAGDAPSTLAALDGRRVAIPGALTTAALALRMRVPGAIPVVVPFDRVGEAVVAREVDAGVVIHEGQLTWKEEGFRLLGDLGALWKEETGLPLPLGGNAVRRDLGTVMIGKVSRALGRSIEYSLAHREEALTDAMRFARGLPREKADRFVGMYVNEWTRDYGEKGREAVCLLLDRAFACGAIPARVTPEWVGTE; from the coding sequence ATGACGAACGCCTCCGTCTCTCCTCTCGTCCTGGCCCACTCTCCCGACTCCGACGACGCGTTCATGTTCTACGGCCTGCGCGCCGAGGCCGTCGACACGGAAGGCCTCGTCTTCCGTCACGAGCTCGCCGACATCGAAACGCTGAACGCGCGCGCCCTCTCCCGCGAGCTCGCGATCACGGCGATCTCGTTTCACGCGTACGCCTATCTCGCCGACGCGTACGTCCTCCTCCCGCACGGCGCCTCGTTCGGCGACGGCTACGGTCCGTGCGTCGTGGCCCGCGAGGCCGGCGACGCGCCGTCGACGCTCGCCGCGCTCGACGGCCGCCGCGTCGCCATTCCCGGCGCCCTCACGACGGCGGCGCTCGCGCTGCGCATGCGCGTGCCGGGGGCGATACCCGTCGTGGTCCCGTTCGACCGCGTCGGCGAGGCGGTCGTCGCGCGCGAGGTCGACGCGGGTGTCGTCATCCACGAAGGGCAGCTGACGTGGAAGGAGGAGGGCTTCCGCCTGCTCGGAGATCTCGGCGCCCTCTGGAAGGAGGAGACGGGGCTCCCTCTGCCGCTCGGCGGCAACGCGGTGCGCCGCGACCTCGGCACCGTGATGATCGGGAAGGTCTCCCGCGCGCTGGGCCGCTCCATCGAGTACTCCCTCGCGCACCGGGAAGAGGCGCTGACCGACGCGATGCGCTTCGCGCGGGGCCTGCCGCGCGAGAAGGCCGACCGTTTCGTCGGGATGTACGTCAACGAGTGGACGCGCGACTACGGCGAGAAGGGGCGCGAGGCCGTCTGCCTCCTCCTCGACCGCGCGTTCGCGTGCGGGGCCATCCCCGCACGGGTCACACCCGAGTGGGTCGGGACGGAATGA
- a CDS encoding DUF4149 domain-containing protein has protein sequence MSLERVTRSAALRTALLLLLGAFTGALLFFAGTAGTVLRESPSRHAGGAVNRALLDVLDLSSYAAAALAFLLVLLLDRVEPLPKVQKGLALRLLVVVAAAAFASHEVITPQMMALRDRLPTLVELLPGADPARKEWGRLHAFSAAVLLVRLLASTALFVLLSRKPRRTIAVTANAAAEGPTAA, from the coding sequence ATGAGCCTGGAGAGGGTCACGCGGAGCGCGGCGCTCAGGACCGCGCTGCTGCTCCTCCTCGGGGCGTTCACGGGGGCGCTTCTCTTCTTCGCGGGCACGGCGGGTACCGTCCTAAGGGAATCGCCCTCGCGCCACGCGGGAGGAGCCGTCAACCGCGCCCTCCTCGACGTCCTCGACCTCTCTTCCTACGCGGCGGCGGCTCTCGCCTTCCTCCTCGTCCTCCTCCTCGACCGGGTCGAGCCGCTCCCGAAGGTCCAGAAGGGGCTCGCGCTCCGGCTCCTGGTGGTCGTCGCGGCGGCGGCGTTCGCCTCGCACGAGGTGATCACCCCGCAGATGATGGCCCTGCGCGACCGGCTGCCGACGCTCGTCGAGCTGCTCCCCGGGGCGGACCCGGCGAGGAAGGAGTGGGGACGCCTCCACGCGTTCTCCGCGGCGGTCCTCCTCGTGAGGCTCCTCGCGTCGACGGCGCTCTTCGTCCTTCTCTCGCGAAAGCCGCGGAGGACGATCGCCGTGACGGCGAACGCCGCGGCAGAAGGCCCGACGGCCGCCTGA
- a CDS encoding thioredoxin family protein, which yields MRRYALLGALALAAATPLAGRAGAQGISFSEGTPFAEVLRRARAEKKPVMLDAYAVWCGPCKQLDRTTFADATVGAWARKNVVAAKVDAEKGEGRILSQRYAVRAFPTILFLDASGNELDRISGVFPPEDFLKASEAILAGKTPIAQAIARLGATWDDALAGSVAAQLAQRNDLARLAPIARRAVEEDPALLEAGAREAFLYLVSLEDGTGKLSAETLDLVESVAPRLSADPRVVILRLAASREQARRGDAAAARAWALAGLKGLPEASPFAADLYDALAAAEKAAKKPEAAVAAARKSVVLGEKSGGGSWARASRQVALAEALAFAGQTDEAKKTLGDALGPASGDAGLLSRASALLLGVKDVPGALAYARRAVEVSQGGDAKAHAALGEALAASGDRPGAASAFARAAELEPENRAFRRRLDALRPKKGAKAA from the coding sequence ATGCGCCGTTACGCCCTCCTCGGGGCCCTCGCCCTCGCCGCCGCCACCCCGCTCGCCGGGAGGGCCGGTGCGCAGGGCATCTCCTTCTCGGAGGGAACCCCGTTCGCCGAGGTGCTGCGCCGCGCGCGCGCCGAGAAGAAGCCCGTCATGCTCGACGCCTACGCGGTCTGGTGCGGGCCGTGCAAGCAGCTCGACCGGACGACCTTCGCCGACGCGACCGTCGGCGCGTGGGCCCGCAAGAACGTCGTCGCCGCGAAGGTCGACGCCGAGAAGGGGGAAGGCCGGATCCTCTCGCAGCGCTACGCCGTCCGCGCGTTCCCGACGATCCTCTTCCTCGACGCGTCGGGGAACGAGCTGGACCGGATTTCCGGCGTCTTCCCACCCGAGGACTTCCTCAAGGCGAGCGAGGCCATCCTCGCCGGGAAGACTCCGATCGCCCAGGCGATCGCCCGCCTCGGCGCCACGTGGGACGACGCACTGGCCGGCAGTGTCGCGGCGCAGCTCGCTCAGCGCAACGATCTCGCGCGGCTCGCGCCGATCGCGCGTCGCGCGGTGGAGGAAGACCCCGCCCTCCTCGAGGCCGGGGCCCGAGAGGCGTTCCTCTACCTCGTCAGCCTCGAGGACGGCACGGGGAAGCTCTCGGCCGAGACGCTCGACCTCGTCGAATCGGTCGCACCCCGCCTCTCCGCGGACCCGCGGGTCGTCATCCTCCGCCTCGCCGCCTCGCGCGAGCAGGCGCGGCGGGGCGACGCGGCCGCGGCCCGCGCCTGGGCGCTCGCCGGGCTGAAGGGCCTCCCCGAGGCTTCGCCCTTCGCGGCCGACCTCTACGACGCCCTCGCGGCCGCGGAGAAGGCCGCGAAGAAGCCCGAGGCCGCCGTCGCGGCGGCACGAAAGTCCGTCGTCCTCGGAGAGAAGTCGGGAGGGGGCTCCTGGGCCCGGGCCTCGCGGCAGGTCGCCCTCGCCGAAGCGCTCGCGTTCGCCGGCCAGACCGACGAGGCGAAGAAGACGCTCGGCGATGCGCTCGGTCCGGCTTCCGGCGACGCGGGCCTTCTCTCGCGCGCGTCCGCCCTGCTCCTCGGCGTGAAGGACGTCCCCGGCGCTCTCGCGTACGCCCGCCGCGCCGTCGAGGTCTCTCAGGGCGGCGACGCGAAGGCGCACGCGGCGCTCGGCGAGGCACTCGCCGCCTCGGGCGACAGGCCGGGGGCGGCCTCGGCGTTCGCGCGGGCCGCCGAGCTCGAGCCCGAGAACCGCGCGTTTCGCCGGCGACTCGACGCGCTGCGCCCGAAGAAGGGCGCCAAGGCCGCCTGA
- the truA gene encoding tRNA pseudouridine(38-40) synthase TruA, translated as MIPNRAPSSTSAPSGAVLRATIEYDGGRYRGWQAQINARTVQGTLLTAAHELWGAGVRVHGAGRTDAGVHAFGQVASIHLPPRARVSDTADAMRRWNDLLPPDVNVVALAVAAPTFHARHDAVKRVYRYRISRRRTGFGKPYVYWVRDALDVGAMESAARLFAGRHDFKSFCENPEGHDSTIVVVERAEVTAPAEADGLILVRISASHFLWKMVRRVVGILIEVGAGRMTQAHVARLFVERTGDPARLTVPPSGLFLESVRYPGEPEPVPPHPLRPAF; from the coding sequence GTGATCCCGAATCGCGCCCCCTCGAGCACCTCCGCCCCCTCCGGTGCCGTCCTGCGTGCCACGATCGAATACGACGGCGGGCGCTACCGCGGCTGGCAGGCCCAGATCAACGCCCGTACCGTCCAGGGAACGCTCCTGACCGCGGCCCACGAGCTCTGGGGCGCGGGCGTGAGGGTCCACGGCGCCGGCCGGACCGACGCGGGCGTCCACGCCTTCGGACAGGTCGCCTCCATCCACCTGCCGCCGCGCGCCCGTGTTTCCGACACCGCGGACGCCATGAGGCGCTGGAACGACCTTCTCCCGCCCGACGTAAACGTCGTCGCCCTCGCCGTCGCCGCGCCGACGTTCCACGCCCGGCACGACGCCGTGAAGCGCGTCTACCGCTACCGCATCTCCCGCCGGCGCACCGGCTTCGGGAAGCCCTACGTCTACTGGGTCCGCGATGCACTCGACGTCGGCGCGATGGAGAGCGCCGCCCGGCTCTTCGCGGGACGACACGACTTCAAGAGCTTCTGCGAGAACCCCGAGGGGCACGACTCCACGATCGTCGTCGTCGAGCGCGCGGAGGTGACGGCGCCGGCGGAGGCCGACGGTCTCATCCTCGTGCGGATCTCCGCTTCGCATTTCCTCTGGAAGATGGTGCGGCGCGTCGTCGGCATCCTCATCGAGGTCGGCGCCGGCCGGATGACCCAGGCGCACGTCGCCCGGCTCTTCGTGGAGCGGACCGGCGACCCCGCGCGGCTGACCGTCCCGCCCTCCGGCCTCTTCCTCGAGTCGGTCCGCTACCCCGGCGAGCCCGAGCCGGTCCCTCCACACCCTCTCAGGCCCGCGTTCTGA
- a CDS encoding ATP-binding protein, which yields MNTRGRRTIHLSVEADFPSVRLLAAACHGVLAEWGLAPDRRSLLELAVVEAATNVVRHAYRGRGGRVEVELAREGKTIALSVLDSGVAFDPTLVPPPREPDPNDPSTWPEGGMGLPIIRAACDELRYVSDGGKNRLTLHVKAEELEVL from the coding sequence ATGAACACGAGAGGACGCCGGACGATCCACCTCTCCGTCGAGGCGGACTTCCCTTCGGTCCGCCTCCTCGCGGCCGCGTGCCACGGCGTTCTCGCCGAGTGGGGCCTCGCCCCCGACCGGCGATCCCTCCTCGAGCTCGCCGTCGTGGAGGCGGCGACGAACGTCGTGCGCCACGCCTACCGCGGCCGCGGCGGCCGCGTCGAGGTGGAGCTGGCCCGCGAGGGCAAGACGATCGCCCTCTCCGTCCTCGACTCGGGGGTCGCCTTCGACCCGACGCTCGTCCCGCCGCCCCGCGAGCCCGACCCGAACGACCCGTCGACCTGGCCCGAGGGCGGCATGGGCCTGCCGATCATCCGCGCGGCCTGCGACGAGCTGCGCTACGTCTCCGACGGCGGAAAGAACCGGCTCACGCTGCACGTGAAGGCGGAGGAGCTCGAGGTCCTGTGA
- a CDS encoding glycosyltransferase family 39 protein — MTSVTEMADDPGASGRLLFVLALFAGLLLRLVQLGSPDLFGPDEGAWAVGARNIVEGGLPQLLALSATPLGDASGMPVFFPALLAVMVKTFGPYEWAIRLPSVFAGLVAAFVLERIVRRGYGQPAGHIAGAFAALAPPLVLASRAATVEPTLALLGLSGIIFGLRAFEEDSPGEAPLAGILFGLGFLTKGYAVGLFILPLLVALLFRPRLFALGRTKRTLALLAGSFVLTAGLQLLLVALLRPEALAPHLARAFGSAPEALRQLTDVALVSADVRMIVRTLFVLLPLVGVGIAYLTRPLGEEEIVSGATAGDRRLSHMALWCAYGVELVVLVAVAGSLELSSTPVLPALSALAGLGGAALLTPPRSSIRARFEVGATIASGTIVLVLAALLVATSHEPLFDGGVSAPLTAAGALVAIVLCTAGAAWLASGDAARRFGRRVGLVFLSVLLVSEGLEAARTIRHDFLAHRTGARAMADQVAPSLLPLPPRAVTFRAPETDALAFRLFRTGITWADRPTVERIAEEARLGTTVVWAYRETSTDVAAAPAPLIRAWLIVHTREVTSEVDARAGRSTGLRVFVAGPPS; from the coding sequence GTGACGTCCGTGACCGAGATGGCGGACGACCCGGGGGCGTCCGGGCGCCTCCTGTTCGTCCTGGCCCTCTTCGCGGGCCTCCTGCTCCGGCTCGTACAGCTCGGCTCGCCCGATCTCTTCGGACCCGACGAGGGGGCCTGGGCGGTGGGCGCGCGCAACATCGTGGAGGGGGGGCTCCCCCAGCTCCTCGCGCTCTCCGCGACGCCGCTCGGCGACGCGAGCGGGATGCCGGTGTTTTTCCCGGCGCTCCTCGCGGTGATGGTGAAGACGTTCGGCCCGTACGAGTGGGCGATCCGTCTCCCGTCCGTCTTCGCGGGTCTCGTCGCCGCGTTCGTCCTCGAGCGGATCGTGAGGCGCGGCTACGGCCAGCCGGCGGGACACATCGCGGGCGCATTCGCCGCCCTCGCGCCTCCTCTTGTCCTGGCGAGCCGGGCCGCGACGGTCGAGCCGACGCTGGCGCTCCTGGGCCTCAGCGGGATCATCTTCGGTCTGCGGGCGTTCGAGGAGGACAGTCCCGGCGAGGCGCCCCTGGCGGGCATCCTCTTCGGTCTCGGGTTCCTCACGAAGGGGTACGCCGTCGGCCTCTTCATCCTCCCGCTCCTGGTCGCCCTCCTCTTCCGGCCGCGTCTCTTCGCCCTCGGGCGGACGAAGAGGACGCTCGCCCTGCTCGCGGGGTCATTCGTCCTGACCGCGGGCCTGCAGCTCCTCCTCGTCGCGCTCCTGCGTCCCGAGGCGCTGGCGCCGCACCTGGCGCGCGCGTTCGGCAGCGCGCCGGAAGCGCTGCGCCAGCTGACCGACGTGGCGCTCGTGAGCGCCGACGTGCGGATGATCGTGCGGACACTCTTCGTCCTCCTTCCTCTCGTCGGTGTCGGGATCGCCTACCTGACCCGCCCGCTCGGCGAGGAAGAGATCGTCTCCGGCGCGACCGCCGGGGACCGGCGCCTCTCCCACATGGCGCTCTGGTGCGCTTACGGCGTCGAGCTCGTCGTCCTCGTCGCGGTGGCGGGCTCGCTCGAGCTCTCGTCGACGCCGGTCCTTCCCGCCCTCTCGGCCCTCGCCGGGCTCGGCGGAGCGGCTCTCCTCACGCCCCCGCGCTCCTCGATCCGGGCGCGCTTCGAGGTGGGGGCGACGATCGCATCGGGAACGATCGTCCTCGTCCTGGCGGCCCTCCTCGTCGCCACGTCGCACGAGCCGCTCTTCGACGGCGGGGTGTCGGCCCCCCTCACGGCCGCGGGGGCCCTGGTGGCGATCGTCCTCTGCACTGCCGGGGCCGCGTGGCTCGCGTCGGGGGACGCGGCCCGCCGCTTCGGGCGACGCGTCGGGCTCGTCTTCCTCTCGGTCCTCCTCGTCTCGGAGGGGCTGGAGGCGGCCCGGACGATCCGGCACGACTTCCTCGCCCACAGGACGGGTGCGAGGGCGATGGCCGACCAGGTCGCGCCCTCGCTCCTTCCGCTTCCGCCGCGCGCCGTGACCTTCCGCGCGCCCGAGACCGACGCGCTCGCCTTCCGCCTCTTCCGCACCGGCATCACCTGGGCCGACCGCCCCACCGTCGAACGCATCGCCGAGGAGGCCCGCCTCGGGACGACGGTCGTCTGGGCGTACCGCGAGACGTCGACCGACGTGGCCGCCGCGCCGGCGCCTCTCATCCGCGCCTGGCTCATCGTTCACACGCGCGAGGTGACGTCCGAGGTCGACGCGCGCGCGGGGAGGTCGACGGGCCTCCGCGTGTTCGTCGCGGGCCCTCCCTCATAA
- a CDS encoding OsmC family protein: MSGEHHFTASVTWDATERSGVLASGTGLLSTSFGGAPSLGGRVDRTNPEELLLGALLACFVQTWAIFLTKLRLPVESPRVDGTLELDVDPAGGYRVTRVDLSAYVPAALLAEREADVLKTLALAEKYCIVSKAVKGDGREVHVTPVGV, from the coding sequence ATGTCCGGTGAGCACCATTTCACGGCATCCGTCACGTGGGACGCGACCGAACGCTCCGGCGTTCTCGCGAGCGGGACGGGCCTCCTCTCCACGAGCTTCGGCGGCGCGCCCTCGCTCGGAGGGCGCGTCGACCGGACGAACCCGGAAGAGCTCCTCCTCGGCGCTCTCCTCGCCTGCTTCGTCCAGACCTGGGCGATCTTCCTGACGAAGCTCCGCCTGCCGGTCGAGAGCCCGCGTGTCGACGGCACCCTCGAGCTCGACGTCGATCCTGCCGGCGGCTACCGCGTCACGCGGGTAGACCTCTCCGCATACGTCCCCGCCGCGCTCCTGGCGGAGCGTGAGGCCGACGTGCTGAAGACGCTGGCGCTCGCCGAGAAGTACTGCATCGTCTCGAAGGCGGTGAAAGGCGACGGGCGCGAGGTGCACGTCACGCCGGTCGGGGTCTGA